From a region of the Oncorhynchus keta strain PuntledgeMale-10-30-2019 chromosome 13, Oket_V2, whole genome shotgun sequence genome:
- the LOC118391863 gene encoding uncharacterized protein KIAA0232-like, translating into MRPVSDESDGPAPLESFSCPLTPVGPLPAAEMSLLHSLGPVQSWLGQELEKCGIDAMIYTRYVLSLLLHDNYDLQDQENDILLGWEKGTGKKWAKCKKKGGTDLSLEEIKKQAAVQCLRSASDENSGIESLVEELCSKLKDIQNKQKEDKQLKKSDGSQSPEGVESPSSKDQVEMYYEAFPPLSEKSVCLQEIMTVWNKARAIAYSGSSSSAAPQTSTDTSSPKDCNSDGEAAKEKTPEACSTNPTSQRTQQRRSKKEKEKRFHGGTTAEDRATVHGKKQVRHRSEGKYRPRSWSSGSSEAGSSSSGNQGDSKTSSSKAGRIRHRSKEVFSRSKRGCHSGQVKLALKAVDKEERRNAGGSSSSAAGGPVRQTQLYKKGRRQLKEIGKDPGWWEEKESGAEASNKKEYMEEPLWYTEPITEYLVPFSSRRSKLETKYRSKVDSPDDSTTSTDFGRLSERMQGICIANTSFQRAYLAAGTFVDGHFVEVPGDADEDATELNGTSSCPPPEDSRGLDDEYLSEFTHFYEVDIYQSILDPSASDLVQESRILNMIRQKSEEQRDFEAECCLVLDGLELQGESAIRMGCLDALGDDGFFMQDLENMAQFWACYSSSSSEDIDGESFAGDSPVQLSPALDGVPFTIGTLPGNLEEPHLPEATSEAPGLNSSCLSLFELQYDSPTLPFVPVGHENNTDSSSCRDPHCNKQSRLLIWTKNSAFDETEHCSNLSTRTCSPWSHSEETRSDNEHINVQTESSALIGNEEINCIIPPISGAYLEEEILDFLQENNGHQCEEANVGPVSNPTIAKKSKLESICGIALERDESKQYDAGMFSDDSNQPSDNYSSGIIKDIWTAVGDGDLLLSLGEENPGEGLFSQESSSYVLDLQTKEDDPVQGPPKKAVQRSEYHLWEEGKNEAQALLDKKRLSKMNASGDYMTPSNPWDVNPEKDNTSFILGGVYGELKTFSSDQDWAVVPPGDAKGSLLQCATAAASSSGSDVVTIAGTDRVFMNTGSCFASGHKPLWRPLVSFGQSDQATKGGEDGSNKGFSFIFHEDLLGSCAGFRSEEPGIDYPFASFDLNNPFSQVLQVECSFNPEEMASFSPGFKPKSILCSDSENEAFHPRLYGINRTTQYRAIRISPRTHFRPISASELSPGGGSESEVESEKEEMSVPVLAPPDISDDPQADLKPLEEDAENEGPCYGKSELQSGKFLPRLKKSGMEKSAQTSLDSQEGSSTLLPIAEQETCLDCETASAQMDVPVGKIQEEGSCREKEACKCAAAGQSPTYGKTYDFVEDLHEFPLLNISGQGLTGIQQDECWWQNTICSPLFPGPQCTGSSSI; encoded by the exons ATGCGTCCAGTGAGCGACGAGTCGGACGGTCCTGCTCCTCTTGAAAGCTTCTCGTGCCCCCTAACCCCAGTGGGCCCCCTGCCTGCCGCAGAGATGTCCCTGCTTCACTCGCTGGGCCCAGTGCAGAGCTGGCTGGGCCAGGAGCTGGAGAAGTGCGGGATCGATGCCATGATCTACACCCGCTACGTCCTCAGCCTGCTCCTGCACGATAATTACGACCTGCAGGATCAG GAGAACGACATCTTGTTGGGCTGGGAGAAGGGAACTGGGAAGAAATGGGCCAAGTGTAAGAAGAAAGGAGGGACGGATCTGAGTCTGGAAGAGATAAAGAAACAAGCCGCCGTGCAATGTCTTCGTTCAGCATCTGATGAA AACTCTGGAATTGAGAGCCTGGTTGAGGAGCTTTGCTCCAAACTCAAGGACATCCAGAACAAACAGAAAG AAGATAAACAGCTCAAGAAATCTGATGGATCTCAGTCTCCCGAAGGAGTTGAGTCCCCTTCCTCAAAGGACCAGGTTGAAAT GTATTATGAAGCCTTTCCTCCTTTGTCAGAGAAATCTGTTTGTCTCCAAGAGATCATGACGGTGTGGAACAAGGCTAGAGCCATTGCTTACTCCGGTTCCTCGTCTTCCGCGGCCCCGCAGACCAGCACCGACACCTCCTCACCGAAAGATTGCAACAGTGACGGTGAAGCTGCTAAGGAGAAAACCCCTGAGGCATGCAGTACTAACCCAACCAGCCAGAGAACCCAGCAGAGACGCAgcaagaaggagaaagagaaacgATTCCATGGGGGCACAACAGCAGAGGACCGAGCCACCGTCCATGGCAAGAAGCAGGTGAGGCACAGGTCAGAGGGCAAGTACCGCCCTCGTTCCTGGTCCTCTGGTTCTAGTGAGGCTGGCTCGAGCTCCAGCGGGAACCAGGGCGACTCCAAAACTTCCAGCAGCAAGGCGGGCAGGATCAGGCACAGGTCCAAGGAGGTGTTCAGCAGGAGTAAGAGGGGGTGCCACAGTGGACAAGTGAAGCTGGCTCTGAAGGCCGTCGACAAAGAGGAGCGGCGGAATGctggaggcagcagcagcagcgccGCTGGAGGCCCTGTGAGGCAAACGCAGCTCTACAAAAAGGGGAGAAGACAGCTGAAGGAAATTGGAAAAGATCCAGGCTGGTGGGAAGAAAAGGAGTCTGGAGCTGAGGCCAGCAACAAAAAGGAGTACATGGAGGAACCCCTGTGGTACACGGAGCCCATCACGGAGTATTTAGTACCTTTCAGTAGCAGAAGGAGCAAACTGGAAACAAAGTACCGGAGCAAGGTGGACTCTCCAGACGACTCGACTACGTCCACAGACTTCGGAAGGCTGTCTGAGAGAATGCAAGGCATCTGCATTGCCAACACAAGCTTCCAGAGGGCTTATCTGGCAGCGGGCACCTTTGTCGACGGGCACTTTGTTGAGGTGCCGGGTGACGCAGATGAGGATGCTACCGAACTCAACGGGACCTCAAGCTGCCCGCCGCCTGAGGATAGTAGAGGGTTAGATGATGAGTATCTGTCCGAATTCACCCACTTCTATGAAGTCGATATTTATCAATCCATATTGGATCCTAGTGCCTCAGACTTGGTACAAGAGAGTCGAATCTTGAACATGATTCGACAGAAGAGTGAAGAGCAAAGAGACTTTGAGGCAGAATGTTGTTTAGTGTTAGATGGCCTTGAGCTGCAAGGGGAAAGTGCAATAAGGATGGGCTGTCTGGATGCTTTGGGAGATGATGGGTTCTTCATGCAGGATTTGGAAAACATGGCTCAGTTCTGGGCATGTTATTCATCCTCTAGCTCTGAAGATATAGATGGAGAAAGCTTTGCAGGGGACTCTCCCGTTCAGCTCTCCCCCGCTTTGGACGGCGTTCCATTCACCATCGGCACGCTGCCTGGAAACCTGGAGGAGCCTCATCTCCCAGAAGCCACCAGTGAAGCTCCTGGTCTGAACTCCTCCTGTTTGTCTCTTTTTGAGCTGCAGTACGATAGCCCAACTCTTCCTTTTGTCCCCGTTGGTCACGAAAACAACACAGATTCAAGTAGCTGTCGAGATCCACATTGTAACAAGCAGTCTCGTTTGTTAATATGGACCAAAAATAGTGCCTTTGATGAAACTGAACACTGTTCCAACCTTTCAACGCGAACCTGCAGTCCGTGGTCTCATTCGGAAGAGACGCGTTCAGACAATGAGCACATAAACGTTCAAACAGAGTCGTCCGCTCTAATTGGCAATGAAGAGATTAATTGTATAATCCCTCCCATCTCTGGTGCATACCTAGAGGAAGAAATCCTGGACTTTTTACAAGAAAACAATGGTCACCAGTGCGAGGAAGCCAATGTAGGCCCTGTGTCCAATCCGACCATCGCAAAGAAATCTAAATTGGAGTCCATTTGTGGAATAGCGTTAGAGCGGGACGAGAGCAAGCAGTACGACGCTGGCATGTTTTCAGATGACTCAAACCAACCGAGTGACAACTACAGCTCAGGGATAATAAAGGACATTTGGACGGCCGTCGGAGATGGGGACCTCCTACTATCACTAGGAGAAGAGAATCCAGGCGAGGGCTTGTTTTCCCAGGAGTCGAGCAGCTACGTTCTCGACTTGCAGACCAAGGAAGATGATCCTGTCCAAGGGCCTCCGAAGAAGGCAGTGCAGCGCTCCGAATACCACCTGTGGGAAGAAGGCAAGAATGAAGCGCAGGCCCTCCTGGATAAAAAACGGCTCTCGAAGATGAATGCTTCCGGGGATTACATGACGCCGTCCAATCCCTGGGACGTGAACCCTGAGAAGGACAACACGTCGTTCATCCTGGGAGGAGTGTATGGAGAGCTGAAGACGTTCAGCAGTGACCAGGACTGGGCCGTGGTGCCACCAGGCGACGCGAAAGGCAGCCTTCTACAGTGTGCCACTGCTGCTGCCTCGTCCTCTGGCTCAGACGTGGTAACTATTGCTGGTACAGACCGTGTGTTCATGAACACAGGCAGCTGCTTTGCCTCCGGCCACAAGCCCCTCTGGAGGCCCCTGGTCTCCTTCGGGCAGAGTGACCAGGCTACTAAAGGAGGTGAGGATGGATCTAATAAGGGATTTTCTTTTATCTTCCATGAAGATTTACTCGGATCCTGTGCAGGCTTCCGTAGTGAGGAGCCGGGGATCGACTACCCGTTTGCGTCCTTTGATCTGAACAATCCGTTCTCTCAAGTCCTCCAGGTCGAGTGCTCCTTTAATCCTGAGGAGATGGCTTCGTTCAGCCCGGGGTTCAAGCCCAAATCTATATTGTGCTCGGACTCGGAGAATGAAGCTTTCCACCCACGGCTATACGGCATCAACCGGACCACCCAGTACAGGGCCATCCGCATCTCCCCCAGGACTCACTTCCGACCAATATCAGCCTCGGAGCTGTCGCCCGGCGGAGGGAGTGAGTCGGAGGTTGAGTCCGAGAAAGAAGAGATGAGTGTTCCCGTCTTGGCCCCGCCGGATATCTCCGACGACCCTCAGGCCGACCTCAAACCACTTGAGGAGGATGCAGAAAACGAGGGCCCGTGCTACGGGAAGTCAGAACTGCAATCTGGGAAATTCCTGCCCAGATTGAAGAAGTCGGGCATGGAGAAGAGTGCCCAGACCTCACTGGATTCTCAGGAGGGCTCTAGCACCCTCCTGCCAATCGCTGAGCAGGAGACTTGCTTGGACTGTGAAACAGCGAGCGCACAGATGGATGTCCCAGTCGGCAAGATTCAGGAGGAGGGATCTTGCAGagaaaaggaagcctgtaaatGTGCTGCAGCTGGTCAGAGTCCCACATATGGGAAAACCTATGACTTCGTTGAAGATTTGCATGAG ttCCCTCTATTAAATATTAGTGGACAGGGACTAACTGGTATCCAGCAAGATGAGTGCTGGTGGCAGAACACAATCTGTTCCCCACTTTTCCCTGGACCTCAGTGTACAG